In the Streptomyces cinnamoneus genome, TCCGTACGCAGGGCTTCCGGCAGTTCCACCGTGAACACCGCGCCCCCGCCCGGCCGTTCTCCCACCCGGGCCGACCCGCCGTAGCGCTCCGCGAGCCGCCGCACCAGGGACAGGCCCAGCCCACGGGGCCGGTGCGGGGCCGGCTCCTTGGTGGACCAGCCGTCGGCGAACACCAGCTCGCGGACCTCCTCCGGGACCCCCGGCCCGTTGTCCGCGACGGTCAGGACGACCGTGGCCCCCACGGCCCGCAGCTCGACCTCCACGAAGGGGCCGGGGCAGGGGCCGGCGGCGTCCAGCGCGTTGTCCACGAGGTTCCCGAGCACGGTGACCAGGTCCCTGGGGTCCACCACCCGTTCGGGCAGACGCGTGCCCGCACTCACCCGCAGGGCCACGCCGCGCTCCGCCGCCACCGCGCTCTTGCCCACCAGCAGTGCGCTGACCAGCGGTTCCTGCACGCGCTCGGTGACCTGCTCGGCCGTGGCCCGGTGCGCTCCGGTGACCTCGGCCACGAAGTCCACCGCTTCCTCGTACATCCCCAGCTCCAGCAGGCCCAGGAGCGTGTGCAGGCGGTTGGCGTGCTCGTGGTCCTGGGCCCGCAGGGCCTCGGTCAGCCCCCGGGTGCCGTCCAGCTCCCGTCCCAGCTGCTCCAGCTCGGTACGGTCGCGCAGCGTCGCGACGGTGCCGCCGTCGGCCGTGTCCATGCGGTTGGCGACCAGCACCCGCCCGCCCGAGACGATCAGCAGGTCCTGACCGGCCACCCGCCCGGTCAGCACCTCGGTGGTCCGTCCCGGCGGCAGCACGGCCTCCAGCGGCTGCCCGACGACGTCCGGACCCAGCCCGAGCAGGCGCCGGGCGGCGTCGTTGACCAGCCGCACCCGGCCGCGCCGGTCCAGGGCGACCACGCCCTCGCGGATGCCGTGCAGCATGGCCTCCCGCTCGTCGAGCAGCGCGGAGATCTCCGAGAGCTCGATGCCGTGGGTGCGCTTGCGCAGCCGCCACGAGAGGGCGAAGGCGGCCAGTGCCCCGGCCGCCAGCGCCGCGCCCGCGCCCACGAGGATGCCGGGCAGGGCGTGCAGCAGCAGGTCGCGCACGTCGCCGTAGGCGATGCCGACGGACACGGCGCCGACGATCGCGCCCTCGCCGTCGCGCAGCGGGACCTTGCCGCGGGCCGAGCGGCCCAGTGTGCCGCTCTCGATGCCCGTCCACTCGCGTCCGCCCAGGGCCTGCCCCGGATCGGTGCTGACGTGCCGGCCGATCTCGGCGGGGGTGGTGTGGGAGTAGCGGATGCCCCGCGTGTCGACGACGACCACGTAACTGGCGTCCGTGGCCAGCCGGATGCGTTCCGCGGCGGCCTGTACGGGGCCCTCGGGATCGGGCGGGCCGGCCAGCACGGCGTGGGCGATGCCGGGTTGTGCGGCGGTGGCCTGGGCTATGGCCAGCGCCCGGTGCTCCGCCTGGTCGTCGAGCTGGGCGCCGAGCGGTTCGAGGAAGAGACCGGTGGCGAGCGCGGTGACGCCCGTGGTGATCACGAGCTGGACCGACAGGACGTGGGCGGAGACGCGACGGGGCCACCGGGGGCGCATGAGGGTCCCTTTCGTCTTCCTGGGGGTACGGGCGTGCTTTCCGATCTTGCGCTGGACGAGCCAGGGATGTGGACCGAACGTAGCCGGACGATGGCCGTTTGCTATCCCCCCGTGTCACTTTCGTTGTTCTATCGCGAGCAAAACGAGCAGAACAGGCTTCGTGCGCGGAAGTCGCACAGCGGTCACAAGACTGCCCCGGTGACGTGCGCCACTCCTAGCCTCCAGCACCGGCCGCCCCGCACGACAGACCGCGGGGACGGGGGGACGGCCGGACGACATCGGCGGCGAAAGGCGTACGGATGAACAGCGCGACCCCACGCGACACCCCACCGGACGGCGTCCCGGCGATCGAACTGCGCGGTGCGAGCAAGACCTTCCGCACGCCCTCGGGCGCGCGGCACACGGCCGTCCGCGATCTCGATCTCAGCGTGGCCCAGGGCGAGTTCGTCGCCGTCGTCGGCCCGACCGGATGCGGAAAGTCCACCACGCTCACCCTGGTGAGCGGCCTGGAGGAGCCCTCCGAGGGCCACGTCCTCATCGGCGGGGAGCCCGTCCGGGGCATCAGGCCCGAGGTCGGCTTCGTCTTCCAGCAGGACGCCGTCTTCCCCTGGCGGACGGTGCTGTCCAACGTGATGGCGGGGCCGCGCTTCCGCGGCGTGCCGAAGGCCGAGGCGCGCGAGCGGGCCCGTGACTGGCTCGGCCGGGTGGGCCTCGCGGCCTTCGCGGACCGGTACCCCCACCAGCTCTCCGGCGGCCAGCGCAAGCGCGTCGCGCTCGCGCAGACCTTCGTCAACGACCCCCGGATCCTGCTCATGGACGAGCCGTTCTCGGCCCTCGACGTGCAGACCCGGGCCCTGATGTCGGACGAACTCCTCGACCTGTGGGGCGGATCGCGCCCCGGCGCGCGCGAGGACTGCGCCCCTCCCGCCTCCGTCGTCTTCGTCACCCACGACCTGGAGGAAGCCATCGCGCTGGCCGACAAGGTCGTGGTGATGACCGCGGGCCCGGCCACCGTCAAGGAGATCTTCCCCATCCGGCTGCCGCGCCCGCGCAAGGTCGAATCGGTGCGTCTGGAGCCCGAGTTCATCGACATCTACCGCGAGATCTGGTCCTCCCTCGGCGAGGAAGTCCGCATCACCCGTGAGAGGGGTGCCTCCCGTGTCGCTTGAGTCCGCAGAGTCCGTCGGCGCCCCCACGGCCCTGAGCACGGTCAAGGGCCTGACCGAAGCCCGCGCGAAGGCCGCCCGCAACCGCAGGCTGCTGGTCCTCGGCGCCCGCGTGCTCCTCCTCGCCGCGCTGCTCACGACCTGGGAGGTCCTCGCCCGCACCAAGACGATCGACCCGTTCAACTTCTCGATGCCGTCGAAGATCTGGGACCAGATCGTGCAGTGGACGACGCACGGCACCACCCACGGCTCGCTCGGCCGGCAGATCTGGGTCACGCTGTACGAGGCGCTGGTCGGCTGGGGTGTCGGGGTGACGGCGGGCGTGGTCCTCGGCATCACGCTCGGCCGCGTCCGCTTCCTCGCCGACGTCCTCGGCCCGTTCATCAAGGTGCTCAACGCCCTGCCCAGGATCGTCCTCGCGCCGATCTTCATCATCTGGTTCGGCCTGGGCCCCGAGTCCAAGATCGCCTCGGCCGTGGTGCTGGTCTTCTTCCCCGTCTTCTTCAACGCCTTCCAGGGCGCCCGCGAGGTGGACCGCAACCTGGTCGCCAACGCCCGCATCCTGGGTGCCGGCGACCGCCGGGTGACCCTCCAGGTCGTCGTCCCGGCCGCCACCTCCTGGATCTTCACCAGCCTGCACGTCAGCTTCGGCTTCGCCCTCATCGGCGCGATCGTCGGCGAGTTCATCGGCGCCTCCGAGGGCATCGGGCTGCTCGTCGCCGAGTCGCAGGGGACCTTCAACGCCGCCGGCGTCTACGCGGCGATGGCCATCCTCGCCGCCGTCGCGCTCCTCGCCGAGGGCCTGCTGACCTTCGCGGAGAAGCGGCTCTTCCGCTGGAAGCCCGGCTCGCCCGGCGGAGAGCACTGAGGACATGCCCGCGAACGCACCGATCCGCACCACCACCGCCCGACTCCGATCCGACCGTAAGGAACGAAGATGCGTACGTTCGGCAAGCTCGCCAAGACCTCCGCGACGGCCGTCGCCGGCGTGATGTGCCTCGCCCTGTCCGGCTGTGCCGACGACTCGTCGGCCAACAGCCCGGGCAAGCACGAGGAGGCGCTCAAGGGCGACACCGTCAAGATCATGGTCGGTGGCCTGGACAAGGTCATCTACCTGCCCGCGGTCCTCACCCAGCAGCTCGGCTACTTCAAGGACGAGGGAGTGAACGTCAGGCTGCTGAGCGAGCCGGCGGGCGTCCAGGCCACCACCTCCCTCGTCGCCGGTGACGTCCAGGGCGTCGTCGGCTTCTACGACCACACCCTCGACCTCCAGGCCAAGGGCAAGCAGGT is a window encoding:
- a CDS encoding ABC transporter permease yields the protein MSTVKGLTEARAKAARNRRLLVLGARVLLLAALLTTWEVLARTKTIDPFNFSMPSKIWDQIVQWTTHGTTHGSLGRQIWVTLYEALVGWGVGVTAGVVLGITLGRVRFLADVLGPFIKVLNALPRIVLAPIFIIWFGLGPESKIASAVVLVFFPVFFNAFQGAREVDRNLVANARILGAGDRRVTLQVVVPAATSWIFTSLHVSFGFALIGAIVGEFIGASEGIGLLVAESQGTFNAAGVYAAMAILAAVALLAEGLLTFAEKRLFRWKPGSPGGEH
- a CDS encoding sensor histidine kinase, which gives rise to MRPRWPRRVSAHVLSVQLVITTGVTALATGLFLEPLGAQLDDQAEHRALAIAQATAAQPGIAHAVLAGPPDPEGPVQAAAERIRLATDASYVVVVDTRGIRYSHTTPAEIGRHVSTDPGQALGGREWTGIESGTLGRSARGKVPLRDGEGAIVGAVSVGIAYGDVRDLLLHALPGILVGAGAALAAGALAAFALSWRLRKRTHGIELSEISALLDEREAMLHGIREGVVALDRRGRVRLVNDAARRLLGLGPDVVGQPLEAVLPPGRTTEVLTGRVAGQDLLIVSGGRVLVANRMDTADGGTVATLRDRTELEQLGRELDGTRGLTEALRAQDHEHANRLHTLLGLLELGMYEEAVDFVAEVTGAHRATAEQVTERVQEPLVSALLVGKSAVAAERGVALRVSAGTRLPERVVDPRDLVTVLGNLVDNALDAAGPCPGPFVEVELRAVGATVVLTVADNGPGVPEEVRELVFADGWSTKEPAPHRPRGLGLSLVRRLAERYGGSARVGERPGGGAVFTVELPEALRTEELGGRGPDGEALLREARDPEGSRPGAPGPEEPSRAPRPLEGVNQ
- a CDS encoding ABC transporter ATP-binding protein, with translation MNSATPRDTPPDGVPAIELRGASKTFRTPSGARHTAVRDLDLSVAQGEFVAVVGPTGCGKSTTLTLVSGLEEPSEGHVLIGGEPVRGIRPEVGFVFQQDAVFPWRTVLSNVMAGPRFRGVPKAEARERARDWLGRVGLAAFADRYPHQLSGGQRKRVALAQTFVNDPRILLMDEPFSALDVQTRALMSDELLDLWGGSRPGAREDCAPPASVVFVTHDLEEAIALADKVVVMTAGPATVKEIFPIRLPRPRKVESVRLEPEFIDIYREIWSSLGEEVRITRERGASRVA